From one Eptesicus fuscus isolate TK198812 chromosome 21, DD_ASM_mEF_20220401, whole genome shotgun sequence genomic stretch:
- the LOC103284810 gene encoding CKLF-like MARVEL transmembrane domain-containing protein 2 isoform X1: protein MSSYDNTEPEGGASGRPGRSAPTKNPSKRSASSIRSVQPGPKGKTAGPKKAPGQKPDEPVAPSKPELDAISESEKEAIQKRAEGRTKVPPKFRDSIKRFFFSPTGALKIVRLGLLIAALTCFIIAEAQESYIAITVLEIFIVILFILIYMLTLHHLMTYIHWPLLDLINSFITTVFLLIVAILTIQEKERRHLFYVGGALSLAAAIVCLVDATLVTKMVRKAMKKALGLEGEAKASPAGEESHQPPKPESEKMLSPAPSEPPTVGPALAKEADPAP, encoded by the exons ATGTCCTCTTACGATAATACGGAACCTGAAGGGGGCGCCTCGGGGCGTCCCGGGCGCAGCGCACCCACAAAGAATCCATCCAAACGCTCAGCGTCGTCCATACGCTCGGTGCAACCAGGACCCAAAGGGAAAACCGCAGGCCCCAAGAAGGCCCCAGGCCAGAAGCCAGATGAACCAGTGGCCCCGAGCAAACCGGAGCTGGATGCCATCAGCGAATCGGAGAAGGAGGCGATCCAAAAGCGCGCGGAGGGCCGGACCAAAGTCCCACCCAAATTCAGGGACAGCATCAAGCGTTTTTTCTTCTCACCCACGGGAGCGTTGAAGATCGTGAGGCTG GGTCTTCTCATCGCAGCATTAACTTGCTTCATCATCGCGGAAGCCCAAGAGTCATACATAGCAATCACAGTTCTGGAAATCTTCAtcgttattttatttattctaatatatATGCTAACCCTTCACCACTTGATGACTTATATACACTGGCCCTTACTT GATCTTATCAACAGTTTCATTACAACTGTGTTCCTTTTAATAGTTGCCATCTTGACAAtacaagaaaaggaaaggaggcaTTTATTCTATGTCGGAGGG GCCCTGTCTCTCGCGGCGGCAATCGTGTGTCTCGTGGATGCGACCCTGGTCACCAAGATGGTGAGGAAAGCCATGAAAAAAGCCCTGGGCCTGGAAGGCGAAGCCAAGGCCTCCCCAGCGGGGGAAGAATCCCACCAGCCGCCCAAACCCGAGTCTGAGAAGATGCTCAGCCCTGCGCCCTCGGAGCCACCCACCGTGGGACCCGCGCTGGCAAAGGAGGCCGATCCCGCGCCCTGA
- the LOC103284810 gene encoding chemokine-like factor isoform X3, which translates to MNPKHRPFCCSVKGHVKMLRLALTATSMTFFIISQAPEPYIVITGFEVTIIFFFIVLYMLRLDRVITFLFWPLLDIINSLVAAMFMIIISVLALIPETTTFTVLGGDLINSFITTVFLLIVAILTIQEKERRHLFYVGGALSLAAAIVCLVDATLVTKMVRKAMKKALGLEGEAKASPAGEESHQPPKPESEKMLSPAPSEPPTVGPALAKEADPAP; encoded by the exons ATGAATCCGAAGCATCGCCCTTTCTGCTGTAGCGtgaaaggccatgtgaagatgctGCGGCTG GCACTAACTGCGACGTCCATGACCTTTTTTATCATCTCACAAGCCCCTGAGCCATACATTGTTATCACTGGATTTGAAGTcaccattattttctttttcatagttttatATATGCTCAGACTTGATCGCgtaattacctttttattttggcCTTTGCTT GATATTATCAACTCACTGGTAGCAGCCATGTTCATGATAATCATATCTGTGTTGGCACTGATACCAGAAACCACGACGTTTACTGTCCTTGGAGGG GATCTTATCAACAGTTTCATTACAACTGTGTTCCTTTTAATAGTTGCCATCTTGACAAtacaagaaaaggaaaggaggcaTTTATTCTATGTCGGAGGG GCCCTGTCTCTCGCGGCGGCAATCGTGTGTCTCGTGGATGCGACCCTGGTCACCAAGATGGTGAGGAAAGCCATGAAAAAAGCCCTGGGCCTGGAAGGCGAAGCCAAGGCCTCCCCAGCGGGGGAAGAATCCCACCAGCCGCCCAAACCCGAGTCTGAGAAGATGCTCAGCCCTGCGCCCTCGGAGCCACCCACCGTGGGACCCGCGCTGGCAAAGGAGGCCGATCCCGCGCCCTGA
- the LOC103284810 gene encoding chemokine-like factor isoform X2 translates to MNPKHRPFCCSVKGHVKMLRLALTATSMTFFIISQAPEPYIVITGFEVTIIFFFIVLYMLRLDRVITFLFWPLLDIINSLVAAMFMIIISVLALIPETTTFTVLGGVFGLLVVVFCLADAALIYRKLLFNPSGPYQKKAIHDEI, encoded by the exons ATGAATCCGAAGCATCGCCCTTTCTGCTGTAGCGtgaaaggccatgtgaagatgctGCGGCTG GCACTAACTGCGACGTCCATGACCTTTTTTATCATCTCACAAGCCCCTGAGCCATACATTGTTATCACTGGATTTGAAGTcaccattattttctttttcatagttttatATATGCTCAGACTTGATCGCgtaattacctttttattttggcCTTTGCTT GATATTATCAACTCACTGGTAGCAGCCATGTTCATGATAATCATATCTGTGTTGGCACTGATACCAGAAACCACGACGTTTACTGTCCTTGGAGGG GTGTTCGGCCTCCTGGTGGTGGTGTTCTGCCTTGCCGACGCGGCTCTGATCTACCGGAAGCTTCTCTTTAATCCCAGCGGTCCTTATCAGAAAAAAGCTATTCATGACGAAATATAA